The proteins below come from a single Caulobacter flavus genomic window:
- a CDS encoding DsbA family oxidoreductase encodes MTKRLKIDFVSDVSCPWCVVGLGGLETALERVADLVDAEIHFQPFELNPDMPPEGENIVEHVGRKYGATREQSAANRQAIHDRAAAVGFTMATDENSRIYNTFDAHRLLHWAGLVGDQKALKRALFEAYFTENDSPAEHEVLVRAAMKAGLDAHAAHEVLTSGRYAQEVREAERAWQAAGISSVPAVVINDRYLISGGQPAEYFEQALRQIAAEA; translated from the coding sequence ATGACCAAGCGCCTGAAGATCGATTTCGTCTCCGACGTCTCCTGCCCCTGGTGCGTGGTCGGGCTGGGCGGCCTGGAGACGGCGCTGGAGCGTGTCGCCGACCTGGTCGACGCCGAGATCCATTTCCAGCCCTTCGAGCTCAACCCGGACATGCCGCCCGAAGGCGAGAACATCGTCGAGCACGTGGGCCGGAAGTATGGGGCCACCCGCGAGCAGTCGGCGGCCAACCGCCAGGCGATCCACGACCGGGCCGCCGCCGTGGGCTTCACCATGGCCACCGACGAGAACAGCCGCATCTACAACACCTTCGACGCCCACCGCCTGCTGCACTGGGCCGGCCTGGTCGGCGACCAGAAGGCGCTCAAGCGCGCCCTGTTCGAGGCCTACTTCACCGAAAACGACAGTCCGGCCGAGCACGAGGTGCTGGTCCGCGCGGCGATGAAGGCGGGACTTGATGCGCATGCCGCCCACGAGGTTCTGACCTCCGGGCGCTACGCCCAGGAGGTCCGCGAGGCCGAACGCGCCTGGCAGGCGGCCGGGATCAGCTCGGTGCCGGCCGTGGTGATCAACGACCGCTACCTGATCTCCGGCGGTCAGCCGGCGGAGTATTTCGAGCAGGCCCTGCGCCAGATCGCGGCCGAGGCCTGA